Proteins encoded within one genomic window of Candidatus Eisenbacteria bacterium:
- a CDS encoding MinD/ParA family protein: MSSPIPDTAPPIGAAPSSAPVRVIAVASGKGGVGKTNITANLAVTYAQRGDRVLVLDADLGLANIDVVYGVTPEHTLLHVLRGEHRLADVIALGPAGVRLVPAASGVAELTALTPAQRLAVLDEVDALEDTLDVLLIDVAAGISSNVLYFAATASETLVVVTPEPTAMTDAYALVKVLATRWGRTEFPVVVNMAASARDADEAFARLARVAAQFLPVRLDYVGWVPLDDAVPRAVRTQAPIAISAPGTPAARAIAALADRLRNRDPRGAATGGLQFFFRKLLAEGRA; this comes from the coding sequence ATGAGTAGCCCGATCCCCGACACCGCGCCCCCGATCGGGGCCGCGCCGAGCAGTGCCCCCGTGCGCGTCATCGCCGTGGCGAGCGGCAAGGGGGGTGTCGGAAAAACCAACATCACCGCCAACCTCGCCGTCACGTACGCGCAGCGCGGCGATCGCGTGCTGGTGCTCGACGCGGACCTCGGGCTCGCCAACATCGACGTGGTCTACGGCGTCACGCCCGAGCACACGCTCCTGCACGTCCTGCGCGGCGAGCACCGTCTCGCCGACGTCATCGCGCTCGGCCCCGCCGGCGTGCGGCTCGTGCCGGCGGCGAGCGGCGTCGCCGAGCTCACCGCGTTGACGCCGGCCCAGCGGCTCGCCGTGCTCGACGAGGTCGACGCGCTCGAGGACACGCTCGACGTGCTGCTGATCGACGTCGCCGCGGGCATCTCGTCGAACGTCCTCTACTTCGCGGCGACCGCGAGCGAGACGCTGGTGGTCGTCACGCCCGAGCCGACGGCCATGACGGACGCGTACGCGCTCGTGAAGGTGCTGGCGACGCGCTGGGGACGCACCGAGTTCCCGGTGGTCGTCAACATGGCGGCGAGCGCGCGCGACGCCGACGAGGCCTTCGCGCGCCTGGCGCGCGTCGCGGCGCAGTTCCTGCCGGTCCGCCTCGACTACGTGGGCTGGGTGCCGCTCGACGACGCCGTGCCGCGCGCCGTGCGCACGCAGGCGCCGATCGCGATCTCCGCGCCGGGAACGCCGGCCGCGCGCGCGATCGCCGCGCTCGCCGATCGGCTGCGCAATCGCGATCCGCGCGGCGCGGCGACCGGCGGACTGCAGTTCTTCTTCCGCAAGCTGCTCGCGGAGGGGAGGGCGTAG
- a CDS encoding flagellar basal body L-ring protein FlgH yields the protein MRVAGILLVASLLSGCFLFGSRPKLEPVPCDLGTPPPGPPPGMGSLWRPELAANYTGLDVRARFPGDLLTIVVSETANGRKNATTEGHEKSSILAKVQAFFGIPAAAVGFLPSGFNPDQIIQAETAHDYQQDGATSRAGALTASITARVIAVDGGGNLRVQGDKIVTVNNEDQHIVLLGTVRPVDIRPDNTVLSSRLADARIAYYGYGPVGDKQNAPLLQRAMDWVWPF from the coding sequence ATGCGGGTCGCGGGCATCCTCCTCGTCGCCAGCCTGCTCTCGGGCTGCTTCCTCTTCGGCAGCCGGCCGAAGCTCGAGCCCGTGCCGTGCGACCTCGGCACGCCGCCGCCCGGCCCCCCGCCGGGCATGGGGTCGCTGTGGCGTCCCGAGCTCGCGGCAAACTACACGGGTCTGGACGTGCGGGCGCGCTTTCCCGGCGATCTCTTGACGATCGTCGTCTCCGAGACGGCGAACGGGCGCAAGAATGCGACCACCGAGGGGCACGAGAAGTCGTCGATCCTCGCCAAGGTGCAGGCGTTCTTCGGCATCCCGGCGGCGGCCGTCGGCTTCCTGCCGAGCGGGTTCAATCCGGACCAGATCATCCAGGCGGAGACCGCGCACGACTACCAGCAGGACGGCGCCACGTCGCGAGCCGGCGCCCTCACGGCGAGCATCACGGCGCGGGTGATCGCGGTCGACGGCGGCGGGAACCTCCGCGTGCAGGGCGACAAGATCGTCACCGTGAACAACGAGGACCAGCACATCGTGCTGCTCGGTACGGTCCGGCCGGTCGACATCCGGCCCGACAACACGGTGCTGTCGTCGCGACTCGCGGACGCGCGCATCGCCTACTACGGCTACGGCCCAGTCGGCGACAAGCAGAACGCACCGCTCCTCCAGCGCGCCATGGATTGGGTATGGCCCTTCTGA
- the flhA gene encoding flagellar biosynthesis protein FlhA — protein sequence MATTAATLPAPKGRSVALGELVVPLALVSVVLIMVIPLPAVLLDLLLAVSISIALIILMVGMYTQQPLEFSTFPSVLLVVTLFRLALNVASTRMILLYGHEGPAAAGHVIQAFGNFVVGGSYAVGIVVFLILVIINFAVITKGAGRIAEVAARFTLDAMPGKQLAIDADLNSGLITEKDARARRRTIEAEADFYGAMDGASKFVRGDAIAGLVITAINIVGGFVIGVGQHGVDWQTAAQSYTVLTIGDGLVSQLPALLISTAAGIIVTRAASGSDLGTEVAGQLLTSPRVLWLVTGILGFLSLVPGLPFLPFVALAGTTGALAAAGGVAPSAPAEPEGARGGAATSAEDRPEALLALDLMELEVGFELVPLVDAVTGHVPDGGGDLIERIRTTRRQLALEMGFIVPPIHIRDNLQLKPSAYSILVKGIEVARGELRMGSLLAINPGTVETPVTGVATREPAFGLDALWVASQDRERAQLAGYTVVDPGTVVITHLTEVIRRHAWELLGRQEVQGLLDQVAKTRPKVVEELVPQLLPVGGVQKVLQNLLREGVSIRDLATILEAVADHAGRTKDPDALTEYARQALGRSITQKLVGPDGTLALVTLAAPLERGLVDSIQRTEDGASLVVDPSTAQRLVGRLGAWMERFATDGLTPILLCGATLRPSVRRFLERYLPTLVVMAPAEIAHTVRVRSLGVVALDDA from the coding sequence ATGGCCACGACCGCCGCCACGTTGCCGGCCCCGAAGGGACGGAGCGTCGCCTTGGGCGAGCTCGTGGTCCCGCTCGCGCTCGTCTCCGTCGTCCTCATCATGGTCATCCCGCTACCGGCGGTGCTGCTGGACCTCCTGCTCGCCGTCTCGATCTCGATCGCGCTCATCATCCTCATGGTCGGGATGTACACGCAGCAGCCGCTCGAGTTCTCGACCTTCCCGTCGGTGCTGCTGGTCGTGACGCTCTTCCGGCTCGCGCTCAACGTCGCCTCGACCCGCATGATCCTGCTCTACGGTCACGAGGGACCCGCCGCGGCCGGGCACGTGATCCAGGCCTTCGGGAACTTCGTCGTCGGCGGCTCCTACGCGGTCGGGATCGTCGTCTTCCTGATCCTCGTCATCATCAACTTCGCCGTCATCACCAAGGGCGCGGGACGCATCGCCGAGGTGGCGGCGCGCTTCACGTTGGACGCGATGCCCGGCAAGCAGCTCGCGATCGACGCCGACCTCAACAGCGGCCTCATCACCGAGAAGGACGCCCGCGCGCGGCGCCGGACGATCGAGGCCGAGGCCGACTTCTACGGCGCGATGGACGGCGCCTCGAAGTTCGTCCGCGGCGACGCGATCGCGGGGCTCGTCATCACCGCGATCAACATCGTGGGCGGCTTCGTGATCGGCGTCGGCCAGCACGGCGTCGACTGGCAGACGGCGGCGCAGAGCTACACGGTGCTGACGATCGGCGACGGGCTCGTCTCGCAGCTCCCGGCGCTCCTCATCTCGACGGCGGCCGGCATCATCGTGACCCGTGCTGCCTCGGGGTCGGACCTCGGGACCGAGGTCGCCGGGCAGCTCCTGACGAGCCCGCGCGTCCTGTGGCTCGTGACCGGCATTCTCGGCTTCCTGTCGCTCGTCCCGGGCCTGCCGTTCCTGCCGTTCGTCGCGCTCGCCGGCACCACCGGCGCGCTCGCGGCGGCGGGCGGGGTCGCGCCGTCCGCGCCGGCCGAGCCCGAGGGCGCGCGCGGCGGCGCCGCCACGTCGGCCGAGGATCGCCCGGAGGCGCTCCTCGCGCTCGACCTCATGGAGCTCGAGGTCGGCTTCGAGCTCGTGCCGCTCGTCGACGCCGTCACCGGGCACGTGCCGGACGGCGGCGGCGATCTCATCGAGCGCATCCGCACGACGCGCCGTCAGCTCGCGCTCGAGATGGGGTTCATCGTTCCGCCCATCCACATCCGCGACAACCTGCAGCTGAAGCCGTCGGCGTACAGCATCCTGGTGAAGGGGATCGAGGTCGCGCGCGGCGAGCTCCGCATGGGGAGCCTGCTCGCGATCAACCCGGGCACGGTCGAGACGCCGGTCACGGGCGTCGCGACGCGCGAGCCCGCCTTCGGGCTCGACGCGCTCTGGGTGGCATCGCAGGACCGCGAGCGGGCGCAGCTCGCCGGCTACACGGTCGTCGATCCCGGCACGGTCGTCATCACGCATCTGACGGAAGTGATCCGGCGCCACGCCTGGGAGCTGCTCGGACGGCAGGAGGTGCAGGGGCTCCTCGACCAGGTCGCGAAGACGCGCCCGAAGGTGGTCGAGGAGCTGGTCCCGCAGCTCCTCCCGGTCGGCGGCGTCCAGAAGGTGCTGCAGAACCTCCTGCGCGAGGGCGTGTCGATCCGGGACCTCGCGACGATCCTCGAAGCGGTCGCCGATCACGCGGGGCGCACGAAGGATCCGGACGCGCTCACGGAGTACGCGCGGCAGGCGCTGGGGCGCTCGATCACGCAGAAGCTGGTCGGCCCCGATGGCACGCTGGCCCTCGTCACGCTGGCGGCGCCGCTCGAGCGCGGGCTCGTCGACTCCATCCAGCGCACCGAGGACGGGGCTTCGCTGGTCGTCGACCCGTCGACCGCGCAGCGCCTGGTCGGACGCCTCGGCGCGTGGATGGAGCGCTTCGCGACCGACGGTCTGACGCCGATCCTGCTGTGCGGCGCGACGCTGCGGCCGTCGGTGCGCCGCTTCCTCGAGCGCTACCTGCCGACGCTCGTCGTGATGGCGCCGGCGGAGATCGCGCACACCGTGCGGGTGCGCTCGCTCGGCGTGGTGGCGCTCGATGACGCCTGA
- the flgG gene encoding flagellar basal-body rod protein FlgG — MIRALYTAATGMQAQELAIDVIAHNLANVNTTGFKKSRADFQDLLYQTLRAPGVATTATTNSPTGIQVGLGVKPAAVQRMNMQGDYTQTANTYDVAIEGNGFFQIDMPDGTTSFTRAGAFKIDSQQRIVTSDGLPIDPAITIPDGALDVTIGQDGTVSAILPGQNLATQLGQMQTARFTNPAGLRALGKNLLQETETSGPPQLGNPGEDNRGTLLQGFLENSNVSVVEELIGLITGQRAYEVTSKAIQTADEMLKVTNAMVQ; from the coding sequence ATGATCCGCGCACTCTACACGGCGGCGACGGGCATGCAGGCGCAGGAGCTCGCCATCGACGTCATCGCGCACAACCTCGCGAACGTGAACACGACCGGCTTCAAGAAGAGCCGAGCCGACTTCCAAGACCTGCTCTACCAGACCCTGCGCGCACCGGGCGTCGCGACGACCGCGACCACGAATTCGCCGACCGGCATCCAGGTGGGCCTGGGCGTGAAGCCAGCGGCCGTGCAGCGCATGAACATGCAGGGCGACTACACGCAGACCGCGAACACGTACGACGTCGCGATCGAGGGCAACGGCTTCTTCCAGATCGACATGCCCGACGGCACGACGTCGTTCACGCGCGCGGGCGCCTTCAAGATCGATTCGCAGCAGCGCATCGTCACCTCGGACGGGTTGCCGATCGACCCGGCGATCACCATCCCCGACGGCGCGCTCGACGTGACGATCGGCCAGGACGGCACCGTCTCGGCGATCCTGCCGGGGCAGAATCTCGCCACCCAGCTCGGACAGATGCAGACGGCGCGCTTCACGAACCCGGCGGGCCTGCGGGCGCTCGGGAAGAACCTCCTGCAGGAGACCGAGACGTCCGGTCCCCCACAGCTCGGCAACCCCGGCGAGGACAACCGCGGGACGCTGCTCCAGGGCTTCCTCGAGAACTCGAACGTCAGCGTGGTCGAGGAGCTGATCGGCCTCATCACGGGCCAGCGCGCCTACGAGGTGACCTCGAAGGCCATCCAGACCGCCGACGAGATGCTGAAGGTGACGAATGCGATGGTCCAGTAG
- a CDS encoding flagellar hook basal-body protein codes for MTRGIYTIASGGVAALARLDAASQNLANAGTAGYKAERAAFVLEPLSGGPRAGVDPILGRTGAQVQQIATMRDFSQGPIRMTGNPLDVAVSGSGFFAVQTAHGERYTRQGSFQRDPEGFLVTPVGDRVQGENGDIRLGDGDVVIAEDGTITVDDQAAGRLRLVDFGDKPRLVPEGGTLFAAVPGATGRPVPAVDTHVVPSAIEGANVDAVHGLVELVDLARGFESYMRALQRLDEVTQHSINDVGRVG; via the coding sequence ATGACCCGCGGGATCTACACGATCGCCTCCGGAGGCGTGGCGGCGCTGGCACGCCTCGATGCCGCGTCGCAGAACCTCGCCAACGCGGGGACGGCCGGCTACAAGGCCGAGCGCGCCGCGTTCGTGCTGGAGCCGCTCTCGGGCGGCCCGCGCGCCGGCGTCGATCCGATCCTCGGACGGACCGGCGCACAGGTGCAGCAGATCGCCACGATGCGCGACTTCTCGCAGGGGCCGATCCGGATGACCGGCAACCCCCTCGACGTCGCCGTGTCGGGGAGCGGCTTCTTCGCCGTGCAGACCGCGCACGGCGAGCGCTACACGCGCCAGGGCAGCTTCCAGCGCGACCCCGAGGGCTTTCTCGTGACGCCCGTCGGTGACCGCGTGCAGGGGGAGAACGGCGACATTCGCCTGGGTGACGGCGACGTCGTCATCGCCGAGGACGGCACGATCACCGTCGACGACCAGGCGGCAGGGCGCCTGCGCCTCGTCGACTTCGGCGACAAGCCGCGGCTCGTGCCGGAAGGCGGGACGCTCTTCGCAGCGGTGCCGGGCGCGACCGGTCGCCCGGTTCCGGCCGTCGACACCCACGTGGTGCCGAGCGCGATCGAGGGCGCGAACGTCGACGCGGTACACGGGCTCGTCGAGCTCGTGGATCTCGCGCGCGGCTTCGAGTCGTACATGCGCGCGCTACAGCGGCTCGACGAGGTCACGCAGCACAGCATCAACGACGTAGGGAGGGTTGGATGA
- the flgA gene encoding flagellar basal body P-ring formation chaperone FlgA, with amino-acid sequence MRWSSRRVVVRLACGLVLATCVVRVVTADGGRITVAADPIVTGGTVRLRDVATLDGPAALAVADVELAAAPSAGESRLLDGRRLLDTLVVAGLDLSTVTYNVPPTVRVRRATQEIPPSTVRQLVEDDLRRRFGDDGGTLALRTVELTAPIRIPTGTWTAQVVVPTGTALLGRVRLQLDVTVDGRPARTAWITADIGRFADVVVATREIERGEVVPPDAVGIDRQDLSALPRDVATDLASIVGRTARAPIVAFSPVRLQQVATGATVRRGDVVELVAERGALRLSALGEVKQDAGAGERVAVMNRTSGKVITGRVVDGKTVSVEF; translated from the coding sequence ATGCGATGGTCCAGTAGACGGGTCGTCGTCCGTCTCGCGTGCGGCCTCGTCCTCGCGACGTGCGTCGTCCGCGTGGTGACGGCCGACGGCGGGCGCATCACGGTCGCGGCCGACCCCATCGTCACGGGCGGAACGGTGCGCCTGCGCGACGTGGCGACGCTCGACGGCCCCGCGGCGCTCGCCGTCGCGGACGTGGAACTCGCCGCGGCGCCGAGCGCGGGCGAGAGCCGTCTCCTCGACGGCAGGCGGCTCCTCGACACCCTCGTCGTGGCCGGCCTCGATCTCTCGACGGTGACCTACAACGTGCCGCCGACGGTGCGCGTGCGGCGCGCGACGCAGGAGATTCCGCCGTCGACGGTCCGGCAGCTCGTCGAGGACGACCTGCGGCGCCGGTTCGGCGACGACGGCGGCACGCTCGCGCTGCGAACGGTGGAGCTGACCGCGCCGATCCGCATCCCGACCGGAACCTGGACGGCGCAGGTCGTCGTGCCGACCGGGACGGCGCTCCTCGGGCGCGTGCGCCTCCAGCTCGACGTCACGGTCGACGGCCGTCCGGCACGGACGGCGTGGATCACCGCCGACATCGGCCGCTTCGCCGACGTCGTCGTCGCGACGCGCGAGATCGAGCGGGGCGAGGTCGTGCCGCCCGACGCGGTGGGGATCGATCGCCAGGATCTCTCGGCGCTCCCGCGCGACGTCGCCACCGACCTCGCGAGCATCGTCGGACGAACGGCGCGTGCGCCGATCGTCGCCTTCTCGCCCGTGCGCCTGCAGCAGGTCGCGACCGGCGCGACCGTGCGGCGCGGCGACGTGGTGGAGCTGGTGGCCGAGCGCGGCGCGCTGCGGCTCTCCGCGCTCGGCGAGGTGAAGCAGGACGCGGGCGCGGGGGAGCGCGTGGCGGTCATGAACCGGACGAGCGGCAAGGTCATCACCGGCCGCGTGGTCGACGGCAAGACGGTGAGCGTGGAGTTCTGA
- a CDS encoding flagellar basal body P-ring protein FlgI yields MALLNRRLGAAKPRRAPLTMVAILVCFASVAHAVRVKDIAAIEGARSNQLSGYGLVAGLNGTGDTQQALFTPQTVLNLLKRRGLTIDVNPRTLQVRNSAAVMVTATLPPFARQGGRIEAQVSSLGDAKSLQGGTLLPTPLFAPDGQVYAVGQGALSLGGGYAVRAIGASAVKNFPTVALLTEGAIVEREVPVELGAGGELKVALYQPDFTTAERVSRAVNAKLGRGASRPLDAGTVLIELRSASPQEAVDTVTLIEQAEVTPDSPARVVLNERTGTVIIGQNVRLLPVAIAHGSLQVTVKTDFGVSQPAPFSNGETVVVPDSTIGVEEGKPQGIVTLRGGPNLGDLVSGLNALGVTPQDLIAILQAVKAAGALQADLEIM; encoded by the coding sequence ATGGCCCTTCTGAACCGTCGCCTCGGCGCGGCGAAGCCGCGCCGGGCTCCACTCACGATGGTTGCGATCCTCGTATGCTTCGCCTCGGTGGCGCACGCCGTGCGGGTGAAGGACATCGCGGCCATCGAGGGGGCGCGCTCGAACCAGCTCTCGGGTTACGGCCTCGTGGCCGGGCTGAACGGCACGGGCGACACGCAGCAGGCGCTCTTCACGCCGCAGACCGTGCTGAACCTCCTCAAGCGCCGCGGCCTCACGATCGACGTCAACCCGCGCACGCTGCAGGTGCGCAACTCGGCCGCCGTCATGGTCACGGCGACGCTGCCGCCGTTCGCGCGGCAGGGCGGACGGATCGAGGCGCAAGTGTCGTCGCTCGGCGACGCCAAGTCGCTGCAGGGCGGCACGCTGCTGCCGACGCCGCTCTTCGCTCCCGACGGCCAGGTGTACGCGGTCGGGCAGGGTGCGCTCTCGCTCGGCGGCGGGTATGCCGTGCGCGCCATCGGCGCCTCGGCGGTGAAGAACTTCCCGACCGTCGCGCTGCTCACCGAGGGCGCGATCGTCGAGCGCGAGGTGCCCGTCGAGCTCGGCGCAGGCGGCGAGCTGAAGGTCGCGCTCTACCAGCCGGACTTCACGACCGCCGAGCGCGTGAGCCGCGCCGTCAACGCCAAGCTCGGCCGCGGCGCGTCGCGCCCGCTCGACGCCGGCACGGTGCTGATCGAGCTCCGCAGCGCGTCGCCGCAGGAGGCCGTCGACACCGTCACGCTCATCGAGCAGGCGGAGGTCACGCCCGACTCGCCGGCGCGCGTCGTGCTGAACGAGCGCACCGGTACCGTCATCATCGGACAGAACGTCCGGCTCCTCCCGGTCGCCATCGCGCACGGGAGCCTCCAGGTCACCGTGAAGACCGACTTCGGGGTATCGCAGCCGGCGCCGTTCTCGAACGGCGAGACGGTCGTGGTTCCCGATTCGACCATCGGCGTCGAGGAGGGCAAGCCGCAGGGGATCGTCACGCTTCGTGGCGGACCGAACCTCGGGGATCTGGTCTCCGGTCTCAACGCCCTCGGCGTGACGCCCCAGGACCTGATCGCCATC
- a CDS encoding FliA/WhiG family RNA polymerase sigma factor: protein MAGTGYADLGRGRGRRRTTYAPLEGERDEIMRRYLPLVRRVVQRLAIRKPPHIEIDDLVSWGIVGLLDAIEKYDPKKEALFSTYAQFRIRGAILDHLRSLDWVPRSVRQKAALIEKVSHELEGRLGRPPSEEEIARELEMSLTDYQDLLAKVGEMTLFSLEDLGFGSGEERLSQDQEDEEADADPLRALLSQERVHLVADAIGKLPEREKLVVSLYYNEDLTMKEVGGVLGLTESRVSQLHSQAMLRLKRFLLAKLAGEEPGE from the coding sequence GTGGCGGGAACGGGCTACGCCGATCTCGGCCGGGGGCGTGGCCGCCGCCGCACGACGTACGCGCCGCTCGAGGGCGAGCGCGACGAGATCATGCGGCGGTACCTGCCGCTGGTCCGCCGCGTCGTGCAGCGCCTCGCGATCCGCAAGCCGCCCCACATCGAGATCGACGATCTCGTGTCGTGGGGCATCGTCGGCCTCCTCGACGCGATCGAGAAGTACGATCCGAAGAAGGAGGCGCTCTTCTCCACGTACGCGCAGTTCCGCATCCGCGGCGCCATCCTGGACCACCTCCGCTCGCTCGACTGGGTGCCGCGCAGCGTGCGCCAGAAGGCCGCGCTCATCGAGAAGGTGTCGCACGAGCTCGAGGGCCGGCTCGGACGGCCGCCGAGCGAAGAAGAGATCGCGCGCGAGCTCGAGATGTCGCTCACGGACTACCAGGATCTGCTCGCCAAGGTCGGCGAGATGACGCTCTTCTCGCTCGAGGATCTGGGGTTCGGCAGCGGGGAGGAGCGGCTCTCGCAGGATCAGGAGGACGAGGAGGCCGACGCCGACCCGCTGCGCGCGTTGCTCTCGCAGGAGCGCGTGCACCTGGTCGCCGACGCGATCGGCAAGCTCCCGGAGCGCGAGAAGCTCGTCGTGTCGCTCTACTACAACGAGGACCTCACCATGAAGGAAGTGGGCGGCGTGCTCGGGCTCACCGAGTCGCGCGTCTCCCAGCTCCACTCGCAGGCGATGCTGCGCCTGAAGCGCTTCCTGCTCGCGAAGCTCGCGGGCGAGGAGCCGGGCGAGTGA